The following DNA comes from Pseudopipra pipra isolate bDixPip1 chromosome 14, bDixPip1.hap1, whole genome shotgun sequence.
GGCCGAGCTGCCCACCCCAGACCTGCCCCCGGCCCGCTGCAGCGGCCGCTTCACCATCAGCACCCTCCTGGCCATGGAGGAGGGGGCCCGGGGTCCCTTCGCCCCCGCCGAGGGGCCCGGCTGTGACAGCGCCCAGCCCTCCCTCTGCGGCAGCACCCTCTGCACCAGGACCTTCGGCTACAACACGGTGGACGTGGTGCCCGCCTACGAGCACTATGCCAACAGCAAGGGGGTGGGCGACCCCAGGAAGGGCAGGCCCACGCTGGCCGACCTGCACTCCATCCTCAAGGTAATGGGAGCTCGGCTGTGCCTGTGGCATCTCCGGCATCCCCTGGCCGTGCCGCCGGGCCCTGCGATGTGTCTGTGGTGTGTCACACTGTCTCCTGCCTCTTGGGGCCATGACTGATGCTGTGCCCTGGAAAGGCCCTGGGAGAAGCTGGAGGGGGAACCCAGCTGTTTCCAGCTGTGTACACAGCCAGAGTGTTCCCTCCAGGGATGCCTGGCTGCTGCCCACCCTCACCTGCCTTCCCCTCACCCCACAGCCTGACCCGGGCCGCCTCCACCCCGTGTGTGACCCGCAGTGGAGCAATGGGCTGCCCGAGGCTGGGCCAGagcctgggctggaggaggcagaAGGGGAGCCCGGCGGAGCCTCCGAGCAGGAACCCATCCGCTTTGGATGGGTGAAGGGCGTCATGGTGAGTGACTCATCCCACACGGAGCACCCTCCTGCCCCCACACCCCCAAGCATTTGCCCCTTGTTGCATTTTTCCcaatatctgtattttttgcAAGTGCCTGCACTGTGAGCaattccctgccctcctcagcaGGGTGGTTTTCTctcaggcacagcagagctggcgTGGCCTGGCCATGCCCAGGTGCCCGTGCCCTGATGGCCAGCACTCTTCTCTGTCCCCCCAGATCCGCTGCATGCTGAACATCTGGGGAGTCATCCTCTACTTGCGCTTGCCCTGGATCACTGCCCAGGCAGGAATCGGTGGGTGCTGTGGTTCCttgggagctgggggggcactgggctcACCACCACCAAACACCTGGGGTGGGAATGGTGTGGCATCGAGCGTGGGGTGATGTGTAGGGTCCTTGTGGGTCTCGTAGGGAAGGCAGGGTGGTCTGTGGGACTGGGCGGATGCAGGATTGAAGCAGTGccctctccccacagccctgacGTGGCTCATCATCCTGATGTCCGTGACAGTGACCACAATAACTGGCTTGTCCATCTCTGCCATATCCACCAATGGCAAAGTGAAGTCAGGTAGTGTGTTCCCTCCCAGCCACCCCGGGGGTCTCCTTcaccctggggctgccccatggATGTGAACTCCTGGCACGGGCTGCAAGGTGCGGGGGGGTCCCCAAAAACCTGTGGGGGAGGCAGTAATGCCACGGGGTGCTCCCACTGCCTCAGGAGGCACCTACTTCCTCATCTCACGGAGCCTTGGGCCGGAGCTGGGCGGCTCCATCGGGCTGATCTTTGCCTTTGCAAACGCGGTGGCCGTGGCCATGCACACTGTGGGCTTTGCTGAAACTGTCCGGGACCTGCTGCAGGTAAGGAACTGCCTCGGGGTCCCATATTCCTCCTTCGTCCCATCCTCACCTTCTCCTTGCACAAGCTGCACTAATTAACATTTGTGTTAGTATTGGACCACTGATAATCAAACAGCAGCTGCTAAAACTCATGGAAATCCCAGTGGTTCAGTAAAGGGGAGGGTTATTTCCACGTTGTGAACGgttccccctccccaggagTACAACTCCCTCATTGTGGACCCCACCAACGACATCCGCATCATTGGGGTCATCACTGTGACGGTGCTGctgggcatctccctggctgGCATGGAGTGGGAGGCCAAGGTAACCCTCACTTCTGCTCACGTTATTCCCCTGGGCTGAtaagagctgtccctgctgcccaccaGGCATCCGAGGAATGGAGGATGCCTGTAGCTCCCCAAAACGGGCGAGGGTTCCTCCTAATGCATCCTTCActccctctgtgccctgtcccccaACTCCTCAGCTGGCTCTTTCTGGTCTGGCAGGCACAGATACTGTTCTTCCTGGTCATCTTGGTTTCTTTCATAAACTACCTGGTGGGGACAGTGATCCCGGCCACCGCCGAGAAGCAATCAAAGGGTTTCTTCAGCTACCGAGGTGGGTCTGCCGTGGGCTGGGGTTGTGCTCGGCGGGTCCAAGGGCATCACTGGAGCCCAGCTCTTTGCTGTTGCTGGGGGAGATGTTTGCTCTGGGAAGGTGCTCCTTGCtgagctgtgtcccctcccgTGGGTTCCCTGCCGTCAGTGCTGTGCCTCCATCCAGTGCTGAGGTGCTTCAGCCAGGATTAAAGCAACTGGGAGACCCAAAATGcttcttctctgcttcctcccCAGCTGATATCTTTGCCCAGAACTTCGTGCCCAACTGGCGTGGGCCTGATGGCTCCTTCTTTGgcttgttttccattttcttcccgTCAGCAACCGGTATCCTGGCTGGGGCCAACATTTCAGGTGACCTGAAGGTGGGTTGTGACCAGAGCTGGCATTTCTCAGGGCTCAAGCCCTGTTTTCCCCAGGGCTTTCATTTTGATCCAACCATTAGactctgttttatttcttctgtaaaCTTTAGGGGAGGCTCAGCCAGGAGTTGCTCTGTGGCTTTGTGATGCAGTGAATTACAATTTCTCTTGTGTAGCAGCCACAAATAAAATGCCACAtcagtggtgctgctggaaagctgccttACATATCTCTGTGATTCCCTTGGGCAGGATCCTGCCGTGGCCATCCCCAAGGGCACCTTGATGGCCATTTTCTGGACCACTGTGTCCTACCTGGTGCTTTCTGCTACGATTGGTAAGCAGCATGTCCTCAGGTGAGCTGGGTGTATGGGCTCACCCTCCCCCAAAATGGGTGACCTGGGAGGatgcagctggggggggggagccaGGAGCAAGCTGCAGGCACTGGCACTGATACCCTGGGGTGGGTGCCATGGGTGCCAGACCTTGTTGTGCCTCCACGTGGGGCAAAGTCACCCTGGGTGGGTGACAGAGCTCATGGCATTGCTCACAGCCATCGTGCAGTGGGGCAGCCCCGTGGTAGGGACTCGGGGGTTGTCCCAGGATGTGAGGCTGGGCTGTGTGAAACCGTGGAGAGATGCCAGCCCTGCTCTAgccctgtgtgtccccccaggtGCCTGCGTGGTCCGAGACGCCTCGGGCAGCCTGAACGACAGCGTGGCCGTGGGGTCTCTGGGCTGTGAGGGCCTGGCCTGCGGCTACGGCTGGAACTTCACCGCCTGTGCCCAGCGCCAGAGCTGCCGATATGGGCTCAGCAACTACTACCAGGTGCTGCTCAGCACCAccaccagcccagctcctgctcctggctgggttTGTGCTGCAATGGATGGATCTCCCAGGGCAGCCGTGTGCCTGGCATCGGGGGGGGCACCCGTGCTGTTAAAGCACCCCTGTAACAGGGATGCACCAGGGAGCATCTTCTTCGGGATTGTGGACATGGCTGGACTTTGCCGCCTGGATAATGCGGATGGAAAAGCACTGAGAGTGGCAGGGTGCCAGCCTGGGGGCTGGAAatccctcagggctgggggggggggggggttggtgcACCAGGGGTGCCAGGGTTCCTGACCCCCTGGTTTTCACGCAGAGCATGAGCATGGTGTCTGGATTTGGGCCCCTCATCACAGCAGGGATCTTTGGTGCTACCCTCTCCTCAGCACTGGCCTGCCTTGTCTCAGCCCCCAAAGTCTTCCAGGTGAGAGGGCGGTGTGTCCACATCCCCCAGCTCCTGTCCCCAAGCCTGGCAGTGGGTGATGCTCCTGggtgcagagctctgcagctgtgAGCAGCCCCGGGGTGAAGGGGATGCTGCCATCCCATGTTCCAGAGAAGCTCACCGGCCCCTGTGTGTCTCTCCCCGCAGTGTCTCTGCAAGGACCAGCTCTACCCGCTCATTGGTTTCTTTGGGAAGGGCTACGGGAGGAACAGTGAGCCCCTCCGTGGCTACATGCTCACCTACGTCATTGCCATTGGCTTCATCCTCATCGGTGGGTACTTGCCACCCTGGCACCCTGCTGGAACCTGGCACCAGCCAGTGGCTCTGTCCCTGCCACTgacagctcctcctgctcccacagctgAGCTCAACGCCATCGCCCCCATCATCTCCAacttcttcctctgctcctaCGCCCTCATCAACTTCAGCTGCTTCCACGCCTCCATCACCAACTCCCCaggtgggcagtgccaggccaGGCCGTGCCCCGTGGCCGGTGGCTCGGTGCGGTGCCGTGGCGGCAGCGGCCGCTCTGTGTGTTTGCGTGCAGGCTGGCGACCCTCCTTTCGGTATTACAGCAAGTGGGCCGCGCTCTTCGGGGCCGCCGTCTCGGTGGTGATCATGTTCCTGCTGACCTGGTGGGCGGCCCTCATCGCCTTTGGCATCGTCGTCTTCCTCCTGGGATACGTCCTCTACAAAAAGCCGGGTGCGTGGCAGTGCCCCCGCACAGCGACGCCCCAGGAGGTGTCCGGGCCCATTGCTAATCCATCTTCCCCGTGCAGATGTCAACTGGGGCTCCTCCATGCAAGCCAGCTCCTACAACATGGCCCTCAACTACTCGGTGGGGCTGAGCGAAGTGGACGAGCACATCAAGAACTACAGGCAAGGGcagctcagtgctgggcagggagggagggggatgcAGAGCCAGCCACCACACCCAGTAACCCAGGATGGCTTTGTGCCCGTGGCCACATCCTTACCACCACCCTCAGTAACCAGGAGCTATGGCAAAATGTGTCTGTCTCCAAAATCCCATGTCTGTGCCGTGTCAGCAGAGGTGGAAAGCTGAGCAAACCCTGCCCTCCCTGTACCAGGCAGATGCAGACACACTGGTCTTTTTATATCAGACGAGACCAAAGAGTGAGACTGGATCCTCAGCCATGATTTTTTCTCATCCTAAAGATGCTCCCTGTAGTTGCCACTGGCCTGGCATGGGAGGAGAGCTGCAGATCATTCCAGAGAGCTGCCTCCAAAGCACCATCCCtcactccctttccctcctgtcCACAGACCGCAGTGCCTGGTGCTGACCGGCCCGCCCAACTTCCGCCCAGCCCTGGTGGACTTTGTGGGGACCTTCACCAAGAACCTCAGCCTGATGCTCTGTGGCAACGTGCTGATCGTGAGTCACCTGCAGAAACCAGCTGGTTCCTTGTCCTGGGGGCAAGACCACCAGCTGTGAGGGGCTGCCTGAGCCCCTGCCCCTGCTTCCTGCAGGGCCCACGGAAGCAGAAGATGCCGGAGTCCAGGCTGACGGCAGATGGCCACGCCAAGTGGCTTATGAAGAGGAAGATCAAGGCTTTCTACACGGATGTGGTGGCTGAGGATCTGAGAAGCGGAGTCCAAATGCTCCTCCAGGTAGAGCCATCTTTGGCTGTTGATCACCAGGGTGCCTCCTCTTTCATCACAGCTCGGGGGGCTCTGACCCCCCTTCCCAACCTCCAGTCAACCCCTTTGTGTCACTGCCCCGTGGACTGACACCACTCGTGTCCATCTGTCCCTGAAGAAGGGTCTCATGGGGACACCTATCCATAGGCTGCCGGCCTCGGGAAGATGAGACCCAACATCCTAGTGCTGGGCTACAAGAGGGACTGGCGGACGGCGTCTCCACAGAGCCTGGAGGACTACGTGGGCATCCTGCAGTACGGCCACGCCGGCTCCTCCCGGGGACACCAGCTCCTGGTGGTGGCCCCGTGGCTGCTGTCGGGGACGCTGCAGCCACATGTGCAGGGTCTGGCcgggctggcactgctgcccccGTTAactgcctcctcctccctccttccagcGACGCCTTTGATTTCAAGTACGGCGTGTGCTTAATGAGGATGAAGGAAGGGCTGAATGTTTCCCGAGTGCTGCAGGCACATGGTAAGTGATTTTGGGGTGCTCAGCGGAGTTGTGCCAGCCAGCACCATGTCCCCACACCATGTCACAGTCCTGGGGGGGGATCAAAGGGGACTGGGACAGTGAGGCGCTGCCGTGCTGCCCAtgctcttcccctccctcctcagtTAACCCCACGTTCGAGGCAGCGGAGCACCCCGAGAATGGCActgccagcagagcagccccaagCACAGGTAGGTttgtcctggctctgggccATCTGGAGCATTCCCAGCtctgaggatttttttcaggGAGCCAGGTTAGCAGGGAGGGGCGTGGGTTTCAAGCAGTgatggggagcagggctgggaccaGGAGGAAGTGGTGCCTTTAATCTGCAGCCGGCGGTGCCCCTTGCTGACATGGGGACCCCCTTGCCCCGGCAGTGGACTGCACCGCCTTGGCCGGCGAGCAGCAGGCGAGCACCATCTTCCAGAGTGAGCAGGGCAAGAAGACCATCGACATTTACTGGCTCTTCGACGATGGAGGTAACCTTCCCCTTGGGCTGCTGTGGCTCTTTGCTGCCCATCTGTCGAGATAATGTGAGCCCAGCACCTCCATCGTGGTGCCCAGGAGGGCTCGCTCCTTGCCCAGTGGTGCCGGGCCATCCCTGGCATTTGGCATCAAGAAGGCACTCTTGAGCCTGGGGGTTACTGCCACGTGTCCCGTGGGGTGTTTTGGGACAGGTCTCACGCTGCTCATCCCATACCTCCTGGGGCGCAAGAAGCGGTGGGGGAAGTGCAAAATCCGTGTGTTCGTCGGTGGGCAGATCAACAGGATGGATGAGGAGAGGAAGGCGTAAGTGCTGAtggccccacagcccctcttAGCCCCTCGACCGCTGCCACTGTCCCCAGGGTGGTGGCAGGACCTGCCTCCCTCCCGCTCTGCATCCCACGGGATCCGTGAGCTCTGACTGGGCTGCTTTTCCTCACTCCTTTGAAAATCAGTGTGGCTGCTGAGTGGGAAAACCTGAAGTGCAAACCAAGGCCGATGGCAGGGCTTTCTGCCACAGCAAGTCCCTGCCAGAGCTGCCATTCCCTGCTAATTTTGGGAAAATGTGTCCTTTTCGCTCTGGCAGGATTGTCTCTCTGCTGAGCAAGTTCCGCCTTGGCTTCCATGAAGTCCACATCCTCCCTGACATCAACCAGAAACCCCGGCCAGAGCAGTAACGGCCCCAttccccttcccctgcctccccagtcctgcccagcccctctTCCCAGTCACCATCTGCTTGTCTTGCAGCATCAAGAGGTTCGAGGACCTGATCGCTCCCTTCAGGCTCAACGATGGCTTCAAGGACGAGGCCACAGTGAACGAGATGaggcagggctgtccctggaAGATTTCTGATGAGGAGGTTGATAAAAACAGAGCCAAGGTAGCACCAGTCCTGGGGGGGTGGGTGTCCTGCAAAGGGTCTCCTGCTTTTTAGACAAAATTTGGTCTTTTTGGAAACCTTAATTTTGGGTTTGTCAACTCTCTTTGCTCGGCAGTCGCTCCGACAGGTGAGGCTGAACGAGATTTTGCTGGATTACTCGCGGGATGCAGCACTCATAGCCATGTAGGTGCCAGCAACACCCTCGTGCCCGTTCCTTCCCCCCTTCCTGGGGGGGAAATCCCAGACAGACACCCTAATGCTGTGGTGGGATGGTGCCACAACACAGGGAAAGCCCTTGGAAGGCACCAAGGGGTCTGGCCCGGGTCCAATCGGGGGGGAGGACGCGGTGCTGCCCCTTTCCAGGGAAATAACCTGCAGTGGAGGGGGCGAGGGCTGTGGCCGGGGCTGTGGCCGTGCCTCAGCACCCCCCTGTGCCGCAGCACCCCGCCCGTCGGCAGGAAGGGCCGCTGCCCCAGCGCCCTCTACATGGCCTGGCTCGAGACCCTCTCGCAGGACCTGAGACCCCCCGTCATCCTCACCCGAGGGAACCAAGAGAACGTGCTGACCTTTTACTGCCAATAAAACCTCCTGGATCCCCCTCGACTCGGCTGTGAGTTTTTCAGGCCAGTTCTGATCTCTGAGCACTCATCTCATCTCAAGGGGGAcagccccaggggctgggagcaggtcAGCACCAagctcaggggctgcagggatgacAGCTGAGCCCACCCCGACAGCTGAGCAGGAGCGAGATGTCACCTCAGGCTGTGGTGCCTGGCTGCAGGCCCAGGTCCAGCTCCTACTGGAGACATCATTAACCACCAGAATTGAGACATTTCCTGGTGCAGATGGCCCCTGGCAGGAGAAACCTGCTCCGAGCGAGGTAGGAGCGAGGCTCATTTCCAAAGACACAACCCAGGCCCCTTTGTCACACTGCAGGAGAAACACGTGACATCGTTCACTTCAATAGTTACAGAATTTACTGATAATCACCACCAGGATTAGAAGTgtcagtagaaaaataaaatttacagaaTTTTCGATCATATAAAGATTTGTTCACGACAGCCACGGTCGCGAGCAAGAGAGGAAGCCGGGTGAGAGCGAGGGGGAAGCTGCACACAGAGAGCAGGGCCATGAGCTCCCACATGAGCCAAGGGTTCCTCCAGGACAGGTGGCTTCCCTGGAAGGTGTTTCCTTGACCAATGCACTGGCTGGGCTCCCTGGCAGGGCCTCCCAGCTGCCCCGCCCTGGACACCTCGGCGTTGACATTTTTGCAGGCTCTTTGCAGCTTTTGGCAAGTCTGACTGAGCAAAGTCTACCAATACCTGCTGAAAATGGAAGGGATTCCTCCACACACCTCCCCTGGGATAAAGGAATGGAAAGGGAAGGCCAAACCAGTGAGAGGGGAGGAAACTGCCTTCAGTGACCGACCTGGGGCTTCGACTCAAGGCTATTCCTCCTTCCTGTTTGGATCTGGTTTTACTGGAGAGGGAGGTTGGGAAGGCAGCCGGGGGAGTGGAGGATGCTCTGTGAGCACCAAGATGACAGAAAGAACTTGCCCTCAGCGCTAATACCTGTCAAGACAAATCAGAAACTGATTGTTCGCCTTTTATGTGAGAATTCCCTAAAAATTTCTCAGTGTCTGGGCACAGAGAGACACCACCAGCTCCAACCACTCCACATGCAAACAGCAGTCAAGCTGCCAGTTCTCCAAGTAAACCAGAACCACCTCAAAGCA
Coding sequences within:
- the SLC12A3 gene encoding solute carrier family 12 member 3 isoform X2, with the translated sequence MAELPTPDLPPARCSGRFTISTLLAMEEGARGPFAPAEGPGCDSAQPSLCGSTLCTRTFGYNTVDVVPAYEHYANSKGVGDPRKGRPTLADLHSILKPDPGRLHPVCDPQWSNGLPEAGPEPGLEEAEGEPGGASEQEPIRFGWVKGVMIRCMLNIWGVILYLRLPWITAQAGIALTWLIILMSVTVTTITGLSISAISTNGKVKSGGTYFLISRSLGPELGGSIGLIFAFANAVAVAMHTVGFAETVRDLLQEYNSLIVDPTNDIRIIGVITVTVLLGISLAGMEWEAKAQILFFLVILVSFINYLVGTVIPATAEKQSKGFFSYRADIFAQNFVPNWRGPDGSFFGLFSIFFPSATGILAGANISGDLKDPAVAIPKGTLMAIFWTTVSYLVLSATIGACVVRDASGSLNDSVAVGSLGCEGLACGYGWNFTACAQRQSCRYGLSNYYQSMSMVSGFGPLITAGIFGATLSSALACLVSAPKVFQCLCKDQLYPLIGFFGKGYGRNSEPLRGYMLTYVIAIGFILIAELNAIAPIISNFFLCSYALINFSCFHASITNSPGWRPSFRYYSKWAALFGAAVSVVIMFLLTWWAALIAFGIVVFLLGYVLYKKPDVNWGSSMQASSYNMALNYSVGLSEVDEHIKNYRPQCLVLTGPPNFRPALVDFVGTFTKNLSLMLCGNVLIGPRKQKMPESRLTADGHAKWLMKRKIKAFYTDVVAEDLRSGVQMLLQAAGLGKMRPNILVLGYKRDWRTASPQSLEDYVGILHDAFDFKYGVCLMRMKEGLNVSRVLQAHVNPTFEAAEHPENGTASRAAPSTVDCTALAGEQQASTIFQSEQGKKTIDIYWLFDDGGLTLLIPYLLGRKKRWGKCKIRVFVGGQINRMDEERKAIVSLLSKFRLGFHEVHILPDINQKPRPEHIKRFEDLIAPFRLNDGFKDEATVNEMRQGCPWKISDEEVDKNRAKSLRQVRLNEILLDYSRDAALIAMKGRCPSALYMAWLETLSQDLRPPVILTRGNQENVLTFYCQ
- the SLC12A3 gene encoding solute carrier family 12 member 3 isoform X3; translation: MAELPTPDLPPARCSGRFTISTLLAMEEGARGPFAPAEGPGCDSAQPSLCGSTLCTRTFGYNTVDVVPAYEHYANSKGVGDPRKGRPTLADLHSILKPDPGRLHPVCDPQWSNGLPEAGPEPGLEEAEGEPGGASEQEPIRFGWVKGVMIRCMLNIWGVILYLRLPWITAQAGIALTWLIILMSVTVTTITGLSISAISTNGKVKSGGTYFLISRSLGPELGGSIGLIFAFANAVAVAMHTVGFAETVRDLLQEYNSLIVDPTNDIRIIGVITVTVLLGISLAGMEWEAKAQILFFLVILVSFINYLVGTVIPATAEKQSKGFFSYRADIFAQNFVPNWRGPDGSFFGLFSIFFPSATGILAGANISGDLKDPAVAIPKGTLMAIFWTTVSYLVLSATIGACVVRDASGSLNDSVAVGSLGCEGLACGYGWNFTACAQRQSCRYGLSNYYQSMSMVSGFGPLITAGIFGATLSSALACLVSAPKVFQCLCKDQLYPLIGFFGKGYGRNSEPLRGYMLTYVIAIGFILIAELNAIAPIISNFFLCSYALINFSCFHASITNSPGWRPSFRYYSKWAALFGAAVSVVIMFLLTWWAALIAFGIVVFLLGYVLYKKPDVNWGSSMQASSYNMALNYSVGLSEVDEHIKNYRPQCLVLTGPPNFRPALVDFVGTFTKNLSLMLCGNVLIGPRKQKMPESRLTADGHAKWLMKRKIKAFYTDVVAEDLRSGVQMLLQAAGLGKMRPNILVLGYKRDWRTASPQSLEDYVGILHDAFDFKYGVCLMRMKEGLNVSRVLQAHVNPTFEAAEHPENGTASRAAPSTGSGLHRLGRRAAGEHHLPE
- the SLC12A3 gene encoding solute carrier family 12 member 3 isoform X1; translation: MAELPTPDLPPARCSGRFTISTLLAMEEGARGPFAPAEGPGCDSAQPSLCGSTLCTRTFGYNTVDVVPAYEHYANSKGVGDPRKGRPTLADLHSILKPDPGRLHPVCDPQWSNGLPEAGPEPGLEEAEGEPGGASEQEPIRFGWVKGVMIRCMLNIWGVILYLRLPWITAQAGIALTWLIILMSVTVTTITGLSISAISTNGKVKSGGTYFLISRSLGPELGGSIGLIFAFANAVAVAMHTVGFAETVRDLLQEYNSLIVDPTNDIRIIGVITVTVLLGISLAGMEWEAKAQILFFLVILVSFINYLVGTVIPATAEKQSKGFFSYRADIFAQNFVPNWRGPDGSFFGLFSIFFPSATGILAGANISGDLKDPAVAIPKGTLMAIFWTTVSYLVLSATIGACVVRDASGSLNDSVAVGSLGCEGLACGYGWNFTACAQRQSCRYGLSNYYQSMSMVSGFGPLITAGIFGATLSSALACLVSAPKVFQCLCKDQLYPLIGFFGKGYGRNSEPLRGYMLTYVIAIGFILIAELNAIAPIISNFFLCSYALINFSCFHASITNSPGWRPSFRYYSKWAALFGAAVSVVIMFLLTWWAALIAFGIVVFLLGYVLYKKPDVNWGSSMQASSYNMALNYSVGLSEVDEHIKNYRPQCLVLTGPPNFRPALVDFVGTFTKNLSLMLCGNVLIGPRKQKMPESRLTADGHAKWLMKRKIKAFYTDVVAEDLRSGVQMLLQAAGLGKMRPNILVLGYKRDWRTASPQSLEDYVGILHDAFDFKYGVCLMRMKEGLNVSRVLQAHVNPTFEAAEHPENGTASRAAPSTVDCTALAGEQQASTIFQSEQGKKTIDIYWLFDDGGLTLLIPYLLGRKKRWGKCKIRVFVGGQINRMDEERKAIVSLLSKFRLGFHEVHILPDINQKPRPEHIKRFEDLIAPFRLNDGFKDEATVNEMRQGCPWKISDEEVDKNRAKSLRQVRLNEILLDYSRDAALIAITPPVGRKGRCPSALYMAWLETLSQDLRPPVILTRGNQENVLTFYCQ